From the Mycobacterium sp. DL592 genome, the window AATCCCGCTTGGTCAGAGGGGTTTTCGCGGGTAGCTGCCACGGTGGCATGTTCGCCCGGCCACCCCGGGGCGATCGCCTGGTAGCCCTGGGCGGCGAAGTGGTCGATCCACGGCTGCCAGGCGGAACTGGCGACCCACAGTCCGTGGATGAAGACGACGTCGGTCATGAGACGGTCCTCCTGTTAGGACTTCGCTGTTCCTTATGGAACAACGTTATATAAGCGTGCAATCGTCTGAACACATCCCGAGGGACGAGAAATTCCCGGGCCGACGTGGGCGTGGTCACAGCGCGTCACTCCCAGCAATAGTGCTGCCGGCTGCGCATATCCTCTACCCGTGTCTTCCGTGTCCGACCGCATGAGCCGACGCCAGCTGGCTTCGGGCTCACAGGTGGGCACCCCCGACACGACCACCCTGGCCGACCTCGACCGCGGCCAGCGCGCCACGGTCGTCGGCTACGGCGACGAGGTCGAAGCGAGCACCGCACGCCGATTCTTCGACCTCGGCATCGTCCCCGGCATCGAGGTCACCATGGTGCGCCGGGCACCCCTGCGCGACCCGGCGATCTTCCGGGTCGGCGACTACGAGATCGCCCTGCGGGCCACACAGTCGCGCTGCATCCACGTGAAACTGGTGCATTGAGCGGCCACCACCACGGCGGTGGAACCGCCGAAGCCAACGTCGGGCTCACCCGCTTCGCCGTCGTCGGCAGCCCCAACTCGGGCAAGACCACCCTGTTCAACGCATTGACCGGATTGCACGCCAAGACGGGCAACTATCCCGGGGTCACCGTGGCCCGCTTCGAGGGCCGGATGCGCCTGGACGACCAGCAGAGCGTCGTCGTCGAAGACCTGCCCGGCACCTACAGCCTCGACCCGATCAGCCCCGACGAGCAGATCGTCGTCGACGTCCTCGACACCGACCACCACAACACCCGCGTCGACGTCCCCGACGCCCTGCTGGTGTTGCTCAACGCCACCACGCTGCGCCGCTCGCTGGGACTGCTGGCCCAGTTGCTGCAGACCGGGCTGCCGGTGTGCGTGGTGCTGACATTCACCGACGACCTCGCACGACGGCGCGGCACGCTGGACGTCAACGCGCTGAGCCGGGCAATCGGCGTTCCGGTGATCCCGGTGGTGGCCGGGCACCGCGACGGGGTGGAGGCGCTGCGGGCGACGATGACCGACCACCAGTCGTGGAGCACCCCGGTGGTGCTGCCGCCCACCGAGACCACCGAAGTGACGGCATGGGTGGATTCGGTGCTGGGCGCCGCGGGCTACGAAGTCCCCGACCTCGACCACCGGACCCGGCGCATCGACGCGGTGCTGCTGCACCCGGTGGCCGGCACGCTGATCTTCCTGCTGACCATGTTCGTCTTCTTTCAGACGATCTTCACCGTCGCCGCCCCACTGCAGGACTACGTCGCGCAGTTCTTCGGCTGGCTGGGCGACCAGGTGGCCAACCATGTTCACATCTCGTGGCTGTCGGCATTCCTGTCGCAGGCCATCATCGGCGGCGTGGGCAGCGTGCTGGTGTTCGTGCCCCAGATCGTGCTGCTGTTCGTCTTGATCGCGGTGCTGGAAGGCACCGGGTATCTGGCGCGCGCGGCGTTCCTGATGGACCGGGTGATGGCGCGAGCCGGGCTGGAGGGCCGCGCGTTCGTGGCCCTGCTGTCGTCGGTCGCGTGTGCCATCCCCGGAATCATGGCGACCCGCTCGCTGCCGTCGGCCAAGGATCGGTTGGCGACGATGATGGGCGCGCCGCTGATGACGTGCTCGGCGCGGCTTCCGGTGTACATCCTGCTGATCAGCATGCTGCTGAGCGCCGATGCGCGGGTCGGGCCGTTCAGTGCCCGTGGCGTGGTGATGTTCGCGCTGTACCTGCTGGGGGCGCTGGCGGCGATGACAGTGGCCGCGGTGTTCAAACGGTTCACCTCACGCGGCGGGGCATCGCTGCCGTTCTACATGGAGATGCCGCCCTACCAGGTGCCGCGGCTCAGAACCGTGGCCGCCGAGGTGTGGACGGCGGCCTCGGCGTTCCTGCGCAAGGTCTCCTCGATCATCCTGACCACCACCGTCGTGCTGTGGGTGCTGCTCAACCTGCCGCTGCGCCACGACGCCGAGATCTCGGCCGCCGGTATCGACACCTCCGATTCTGCAGCGGTGTCGGCCTACGTGCTGGATCACTCCTACGGCGCCTCGGTGGGCCGTGCGCTCGAGCCGGTGTTCAATCCGCTGGGCTTCGACTGGCGCATCAACATCGGCGTGCTGTCCTCGCTGGCGGCGCGCGAGACGTTCGTCGCCACGCTCGGCCAGGTGGCCGCCGCGCAGGATCCCGAGCATCCCGCCGAATCCCTGCGCCAGATGCGGGTGCAGAGCGGCCCGTCACAGGGCCGGCTGCTGTTCGACGCGCCGACCATCGCCGCGCTGCTGGTGTTCTTCATGTTCGCGCTGCAGTGCATGTCGACGGTGGGTGTGCTGCGCCGCGAAACAGGTTCCTGGAAGTGGCCTGCCATCGCGTGGGCCTACATGTTCGCGCTGGCGTGGGTGCTGGCCTTCGCGGCGCGGTCGGTGGTGGCGGCGCTGTGGTGATCGCGCTGCACGCCGAGCGGGTGACCGGCGAACCGCAGGCGGTGCGCTGGGTGGTCGGTACCGACGGTGTCCCCCCGGGCCGGGTGGTCGCTGCCCCGGGTGAGCTGGGCCGGCTGTTCACCGACGGCACTGTGACCGGCGGGCTGGTGGAGCACACCGCGGTGTGGCTGTGGCTGCGCGACGGGCTGTCATGGCGCGAGCACGGCCCGGCGGTGTCGGCGGCGTTGCGGGATGCGCTGGTGCACCCGCACGGGTGGGTGGTGGAGCCGGCGCCCGGGGAGATCCTGGAGCGGGTGACTGCGGATCTGCTGGACGGGTCGGTGGGTGACTTCGTGCGCTCGCACGGCGGTTCGGTGACGGCTGAACGGGCCGGCGACGCGGTGACGATTGCGCTCGGCGGGGCCTGCCAGAACTGTGCGGCGGCCGAGCACACGCTGCGTGCGCGTCTGGTCGGCGAACTACAGCGCCGCTGCCCGCAACTGGTCGAGCTGGAATCCCGCGACGGGCGGCTGACGCTGGCCCTCGGCTGAATCGAGTCTGCGCACAGATCGTGTTCTTCGGCCCGAATGGCGATCTGTGAGCAGAACCGATCCGGGTTCAGGCCGGGACGAGGCTGAACACCGGGTGATCGGCCGGGTCGGGCAGCTTCGCGAAGTAGCCGTCGACCGTCTTGCCCGCTTTGACACGGTAGGCCTTCAGGATCGGGTCACGTTGTGCCACCGGCACTTCCGCAGCGCGGTACGGGGTGGCGCCGGACTTGGTGGTGAGGGTGACGGTTGGGTTGGCCCGCACGTTCTTCACCCACTGCGACTCACCGCGGGTGGACACCAGATAGCGGGTACCGTCCACCTCGACGGTGATCACCGGAATCGTTTGCACGGCTCCACTGTTGCGGGCGGTCAGGGTCAGGCTCTCGGTCCCGAACATGCCGGTCGCCATAGCGATCTTGTTGAACACGCGCGTGGTGAACCATGAGGACTTGAGATAGGCCATAGGTTGCGAGTGTGATGGGCAGATGCAACTACCGCAATGGTTGGCCCGATTCAACAGGCACGTGACCAACCCGGTGCAGCGACTGTGGGCGGGATTCGTGCCGACAATGGGCATTCTCGAGCACGTCGGCCGCAAATCAGGCCGGTCGTTCCGCACCCCGCTGATGGTGTTCACCACCGACGAGGGGGTGGCCGTTCTGCTGACGTACGGCCCGGACCGGGATTGGCTGAAGAACATCACCGCCGCCGGAGGCGGCCGGCTCAAACGCTACGGGCGGACCTTCGCCGTCTCCGATCCGCGAGTGACGACCAAAGCTGAAGCAGCCCAGCATGTTTCGGTGCTGTGGCGACCGATCTTCGCGGCACTACCGTTCGAGAACGCGGTCCTGCTCCGCAGGGGCTGAGACCGCGGGCAGTCGGCGCTTCAGCTTCGC encodes:
- a CDS encoding nitroreductase/quinone reductase family protein codes for the protein MAYLKSSWFTTRVFNKIAMATGMFGTESLTLTARNSGAVQTIPVITVEVDGTRYLVSTRGESQWVKNVRANPTVTLTTKSGATPYRAAEVPVAQRDPILKAYRVKAGKTVDGYFAKLPDPADHPVFSLVPA
- a CDS encoding FeoA family protein encodes the protein MSSVSDRMSRRQLASGSQVGTPDTTTLADLDRGQRATVVGYGDEVEASTARRFFDLGIVPGIEVTMVRRAPLRDPAIFRVGDYEIALRATQSRCIHVKLVH
- a CDS encoding ferrous iron transporter B, with product MSGHHHGGGTAEANVGLTRFAVVGSPNSGKTTLFNALTGLHAKTGNYPGVTVARFEGRMRLDDQQSVVVEDLPGTYSLDPISPDEQIVVDVLDTDHHNTRVDVPDALLVLLNATTLRRSLGLLAQLLQTGLPVCVVLTFTDDLARRRGTLDVNALSRAIGVPVIPVVAGHRDGVEALRATMTDHQSWSTPVVLPPTETTEVTAWVDSVLGAAGYEVPDLDHRTRRIDAVLLHPVAGTLIFLLTMFVFFQTIFTVAAPLQDYVAQFFGWLGDQVANHVHISWLSAFLSQAIIGGVGSVLVFVPQIVLLFVLIAVLEGTGYLARAAFLMDRVMARAGLEGRAFVALLSSVACAIPGIMATRSLPSAKDRLATMMGAPLMTCSARLPVYILLISMLLSADARVGPFSARGVVMFALYLLGALAAMTVAAVFKRFTSRGGASLPFYMEMPPYQVPRLRTVAAEVWTAASAFLRKVSSIILTTTVVLWVLLNLPLRHDAEISAAGIDTSDSAAVSAYVLDHSYGASVGRALEPVFNPLGFDWRINIGVLSSLAARETFVATLGQVAAAQDPEHPAESLRQMRVQSGPSQGRLLFDAPTIAALLVFFMFALQCMSTVGVLRRETGSWKWPAIAWAYMFALAWVLAFAARSVVAALW
- a CDS encoding NifU family protein, producing the protein MGAGLRGAVGGGGAVVIALHAERVTGEPQAVRWVVGTDGVPPGRVVAAPGELGRLFTDGTVTGGLVEHTAVWLWLRDGLSWREHGPAVSAALRDALVHPHGWVVEPAPGEILERVTADLLDGSVGDFVRSHGGSVTAERAGDAVTIALGGACQNCAAAEHTLRARLVGELQRRCPQLVELESRDGRLTLALG
- a CDS encoding nitroreductase family deazaflavin-dependent oxidoreductase, with the translated sequence MQLPQWLARFNRHVTNPVQRLWAGFVPTMGILEHVGRKSGRSFRTPLMVFTTDEGVAVLLTYGPDRDWLKNITAAGGGRLKRYGRTFAVSDPRVTTKAEAAQHVSVLWRPIFAALPFENAVLLRRG